The proteins below come from a single Azospirillum sp. B510 genomic window:
- a CDS encoding PAS domain-containing hybrid sensor histidine kinase/response regulator yields the protein MTKRTSLPNEPADDRKGGGGGCVQSEIKSDVDAEAPPDAELDGGLRAWRQATDILDSIDEALVALDGEYRVIYQNRRAEQIDQQPLAAIRGRRLWEVWPQVAGSDLEALCRRTMTERQPTGVEKRLDGEGTTLWLEIRFLPTAEGVGCFFRDITTRKRAEEEARASHERAVKILESISDAFYAVDNDWRFTYINRKAEQIWGRSRDTLLGLRTWEAFPKVLGSEAFEAQKRAVREGREMTIEVISPTLGNWVEASLYPSADGLSVYFRDITARRQAQQALLTAKETAEAANLAKGKFLAAASHDLRQPLQALLLFVDVLKPHVQGSQGATALMHLGRGLDALKELLDSLLDMSRLDSGVVEPTIETVSIAPLFEHIAASYRPVAAAKGLELHVDPCAAAARTDRTLLIRMVRNLVENALRYTEQGRIDIECRQAGGRLLIEVRDTGIGIPPDHLERIWDEFHQVGNPERDRNRGLGLGLAIVRRLSQLLNHPVEVRSKPGRGTSFIIALPLARTIETPVTAVEAATTGRGRFAVVVDDDAIVLLGLETIFRDWGYEVLVAGSAQKAVEGLSRAGRRPDLIVADYRLREGRYGTEAVARIRALYADPGHPPIPGLILTGETGPDCERDAAAHGLGIIHKPVTPRQLGHALGELLGTP from the coding sequence ATGACCAAGCGGACGTCCCTGCCGAACGAGCCTGCCGACGATCGGAAGGGAGGTGGGGGCGGCTGTGTCCAATCGGAAATCAAGTCGGACGTCGATGCGGAAGCCCCGCCGGATGCCGAGTTGGACGGAGGGTTGCGGGCGTGGCGGCAGGCGACCGATATTCTGGACAGCATCGACGAGGCGCTGGTGGCGCTCGACGGCGAGTATCGGGTGATCTACCAGAACCGCCGCGCCGAACAGATCGACCAGCAGCCGCTGGCGGCGATCCGCGGCCGCCGCCTGTGGGAGGTGTGGCCCCAGGTCGCCGGGTCCGACCTGGAGGCGCTCTGTCGCCGGACGATGACGGAGCGGCAGCCGACGGGCGTCGAGAAGCGGCTGGATGGCGAAGGAACCACCCTGTGGCTGGAAATCCGCTTTCTTCCGACGGCGGAGGGGGTGGGCTGCTTCTTCCGCGACATCACCACGCGCAAGCGGGCGGAGGAGGAGGCGCGCGCCTCGCACGAGCGGGCGGTGAAGATCCTGGAAAGCATCAGTGACGCCTTCTATGCCGTCGATAACGATTGGCGCTTCACCTATATCAACCGCAAGGCCGAACAGATCTGGGGCCGGTCGCGCGATACCCTGCTGGGCCTCCGCACCTGGGAGGCCTTCCCCAAGGTGCTCGGCAGCGAGGCCTTCGAGGCGCAGAAGCGGGCGGTCCGCGAGGGCCGGGAAATGACCATCGAGGTCATATCCCCCACCCTGGGCAACTGGGTGGAGGCCAGCCTCTATCCCAGCGCCGACGGTCTTTCGGTCTATTTCCGCGACATCACCGCCCGTCGGCAGGCGCAACAGGCGCTGTTGACGGCGAAGGAGACGGCGGAGGCGGCCAATCTCGCCAAGGGCAAGTTCCTGGCGGCGGCCAGCCACGACCTGCGCCAGCCGTTGCAGGCGCTGCTGCTGTTCGTCGACGTGCTGAAACCGCATGTGCAGGGCAGCCAGGGCGCCACCGCGCTGATGCATCTGGGACGCGGGCTGGACGCCCTGAAGGAGTTGCTGGACAGCCTGCTGGACATGTCGCGGCTCGATTCCGGCGTGGTCGAGCCGACCATCGAGACCGTGTCCATCGCGCCGTTGTTCGAGCATATCGCCGCGTCCTACCGTCCGGTGGCGGCGGCCAAGGGACTGGAGCTTCATGTCGACCCCTGCGCCGCCGCCGCCCGCACCGACCGCACCCTGCTGATCCGCATGGTGCGCAATCTGGTGGAGAACGCCCTGCGCTATACCGAACAGGGGCGGATCGACATCGAATGCCGTCAGGCCGGCGGACGCCTGCTGATCGAGGTGCGAGACACCGGCATCGGCATTCCGCCCGACCATCTGGAGCGCATCTGGGACGAATTCCATCAGGTCGGCAACCCGGAGCGCGACCGCAACCGCGGCCTGGGCCTGGGGCTCGCCATCGTGCGGCGGCTGTCCCAACTGCTGAACCATCCGGTCGAGGTGCGATCGAAGCCTGGGCGGGGAACCAGTTTCATCATCGCCCTGCCGCTCGCCCGAACCATCGAGACGCCGGTGACCGCGGTGGAGGCGGCGACCACCGGTCGCGGGCGCTTCGCCGTGGTGGTGGATGACGACGCCATCGTGCTGCTGGGGTTGGAAACGATCTTCCGCGACTGGGGGTATGAGGTGCTGGTCGCCGGCTCCGCCCAGAAGGCGGTGGAGGGGTTGAGCCGCGCCGGCCGGCGTCCCGATCTGATCGTCGCCGACTACCGTCTGCGCGAAGGGCGGTATGGGACGGAGGCGGTCGCCCGCATCCGCGCGCTCTATGCCGACCCCGGCCATCCTCCCATTCCGGGCCTGATCCTGACCGGCGAGACCGGTCCCGATTGCGAACGCGACGCCGCCGCCCATGGGCTGGGCATCATCCACAAGCCGGTGACGCCGCGCCAACTCGGCCATGCGCTGGGCGAACTGCTGGGGACGCCGTGA
- a CDS encoding FCD domain-containing protein, protein MSGPAALRLSLPGLTAEALVLAADLLAEMDGEGDPGRMGELNRRFHMTLYARAGRPRLLALVEQHLAAADRYLRFQFVALGYRSRSQDDHYALLAACRAGDADAACAIVVDHVSATQKQLTAFLGKPV, encoded by the coding sequence GTGTCGGGACCGGCGGCGCTCCGCCTGTCCCTGCCGGGGCTGACGGCCGAGGCTCTGGTCCTGGCGGCCGATCTGCTGGCGGAGATGGATGGCGAGGGCGACCCCGGCCGGATGGGGGAACTGAACCGCCGCTTCCACATGACGCTCTACGCCCGTGCCGGCCGGCCGCGTCTGCTGGCGCTGGTGGAACAGCATCTGGCCGCCGCCGACCGCTATCTGCGCTTCCAGTTCGTGGCGCTCGGCTACCGGTCACGCTCGCAGGACGACCATTATGCCCTGCTCGCCGCCTGCCGGGCCGGCGATGCCGACGCGGCCTGCGCCATCGTCGTCGACCATGTGTCGGCGACGCAGAAGCAATTGACCGCCTTCCTGGGAAAGCCGGTCTGA
- a CDS encoding benzoate/H(+) symporter BenE family transporter, with amino-acid sequence MSASRSAARTRASAVSPGRDRRSAAGPDTDPRPERRWQVAAAGVGYMLLTALAVITATLVTRSPPILIEAVAGLALIGAFGGSLLAAVQVEEERVPALVTLLVTASGLSFLGIGAAFWGLLFGGAMHLLHRWRPAGT; translated from the coding sequence ATCTCCGCCAGCAGATCGGCCGCCAGGACCAGAGCCTCGGCCGTCAGCCCCGGCAGGGACAGGCGGAGCGCCGCCGGTCCCGACACCGACCCGCGGCCGGAGCGTCGCTGGCAGGTCGCCGCCGCCGGCGTCGGCTATATGCTGTTGACCGCGCTGGCGGTGATCACCGCGACGCTGGTCACCCGGTCACCGCCGATCCTGATCGAGGCGGTGGCCGGTCTGGCGCTGATCGGTGCCTTCGGCGGTTCGCTGCTGGCCGCTGTGCAGGTGGAGGAGGAGCGTGTGCCCGCCCTGGTCACACTGCTGGTGACCGCGTCGGGATTATCCTTCCTCGGCATCGGGGCCGCATTCTGGGGCCTGCTGTTCGGCGGGGCGATGCATCTTCTGCATCGGTGGCGCCCCGCCGGGACTTGA
- a CDS encoding 6,7-dimethyl-8-ribityllumazine synthase produces MSNIGIVLGRFHRKEVEEMLDEARSVAARRGLGIVAEVWVPGSMEKPLAIKRLLMRDDVAGAVALGIIERGETEHGNVMGHAVIGSLIDLQLQFMKPVGVGILGPGINPSQIPPRIRPYAAAAVEACADLIEQG; encoded by the coding sequence GTGAGCAACATCGGCATCGTGCTCGGACGGTTCCACCGCAAGGAGGTGGAAGAAATGCTGGACGAGGCGCGCAGCGTCGCCGCCCGCCGCGGCCTCGGCATCGTGGCCGAGGTCTGGGTTCCCGGCTCGATGGAAAAGCCTTTGGCGATCAAGCGCCTGCTGATGCGCGACGACGTCGCCGGCGCCGTGGCGCTGGGCATCATCGAACGGGGCGAGACCGAGCACGGCAACGTCATGGGCCATGCGGTGATCGGCAGCCTGATCGATTTGCAGCTTCAGTTCATGAAGCCGGTCGGCGTCGGCATCCTGGGACCGGGGATCAACCCGTCGCAGATTCCGCCGCGCATCCGCCCCTACGCCGCCGCCGCGGTCGAGGCCTGCGCCGACCTGATCGAGCAGGGATAA
- a CDS encoding bile acid:sodium symporter family protein, which translates to MRVPRPNMDGFTMALVATVGLASLLPVQGQSAEAVRWLGEGAIALLFFLHGARLPREEVVAGLAHWRLHLLIFCLTFVAFPLIGWAVVETLPPSLLPPAVAIGVQFLCLLPSTVQSSIAFTSMARGNVAAAVCCSTLSNISGILMTPLLVALFLKVQGSALSLDTLQTIAAQLLLPFVAGQLLRRWIGAWAARHKTMLKFTDRGSILLVVYLAFSEAVVNGLWHQIPPAALGMVVLIDAGILAVFLIGTMLLSRRLGFSRADEAVIVFCGSKKSLVSGVPMAGVLFAPATAGLVLLPVMVFHQIQLMVGAVLARRYADEGEARDVLPATS; encoded by the coding sequence ATCCGCGTACCGCGCCCGAACATGGACGGGTTCACCATGGCCCTGGTGGCGACCGTCGGGTTGGCAAGCCTGCTGCCGGTCCAGGGACAATCCGCCGAAGCCGTGCGCTGGCTGGGAGAGGGCGCCATCGCGCTGCTGTTCTTCCTCCACGGCGCCCGCCTGCCGCGGGAGGAGGTGGTGGCCGGCCTGGCGCATTGGCGTCTGCATCTGCTGATCTTCTGCCTGACCTTCGTCGCCTTCCCGCTGATCGGCTGGGCGGTGGTCGAGACGCTGCCGCCCAGCCTGTTGCCGCCGGCCGTGGCGATCGGCGTGCAGTTCCTCTGCCTGCTGCCCTCCACCGTGCAATCCTCCATCGCCTTCACCTCGATGGCGCGCGGCAATGTCGCGGCGGCGGTGTGCTGCTCCACCCTGTCCAACATCTCCGGCATCCTGATGACGCCGTTGCTGGTGGCGCTGTTCCTGAAGGTGCAGGGCTCGGCGCTGTCGCTGGACACGTTGCAGACCATCGCGGCGCAGCTGCTGCTGCCCTTCGTCGCCGGGCAGCTGCTGCGGCGCTGGATCGGCGCCTGGGCGGCACGGCACAAGACGATGCTGAAATTCACCGACCGCGGGTCGATCCTGCTGGTGGTCTATCTCGCCTTCAGCGAGGCGGTGGTGAACGGCCTGTGGCACCAGATCCCGCCGGCCGCGCTCGGCATGGTGGTGCTGATCGACGCCGGCATCCTGGCGGTCTTCCTGATCGGCACGATGCTGCTGAGCCGGCGCCTGGGCTTCTCCCGCGCCGACGAGGCGGTGATCGTCTTCTGCGGGTCGAAGAAGTCGCTGGTCAGCGGCGTGCCGATGGCCGGCGTGTTGTTCGCCCCCGCCACCGCCGGGCTGGTGCTGCTGCCGGTGATGGTGTTCCACCAGATCCAGCTGATGGTCGGGGCCGTCCTCGCCCGCCGCTATGCCGACGAGGGGGAGGCGCGGGACGTCCTGCCGGCGACCTCGTAA
- a CDS encoding isovaleryl-CoA dehydrogenase: MASNQYPGLNFDLGEAADMLRDSVRAFADAEIAPRAAEIDRSNEFPNELWRRMGDLGILGVTVEEEYGGAGMGYLEHVVAMEEVSRASASVGLSYGAHSNLCVNQIRKNGNEEQKRRYLPKLISGEHIGALAMSEPNAGSDVVSMKLRAEKRGDRYVLNGTKMWITNGPDADTLVIYAKTDLAAGPRGITAFLVEKGFKGFSVAQKLDKLGMRGSNTGELVFEDCEVPEENILGGVGRGVNVLMSGLDYERAVLAGGPLGIMQACMDVVIPYVHDRKQFGQPIGEFQLMQGKIADMYTVMNAAKAYVYTVAKACDRGETTRKDAAAAILYSAEKATWMALEAIQTLGGNGYINEYPTGRLLRDAKLYEIGAGTSEIRRMLIGRELFKETA, encoded by the coding sequence ATGGCGTCCAACCAGTATCCGGGCCTGAATTTCGACCTTGGCGAGGCCGCCGACATGCTGCGCGATTCGGTCCGCGCCTTCGCCGATGCCGAGATCGCCCCCCGCGCCGCCGAGATCGACCGCTCCAACGAGTTCCCCAACGAGCTGTGGCGCCGGATGGGCGACCTCGGCATTCTCGGCGTCACGGTCGAGGAGGAGTATGGCGGCGCCGGCATGGGCTATCTGGAGCATGTCGTGGCGATGGAGGAGGTGTCGCGCGCCTCGGCCTCGGTGGGCTTGAGCTACGGCGCGCACTCCAACCTCTGCGTCAACCAGATCCGCAAGAATGGCAATGAGGAGCAGAAGCGCCGCTATCTGCCCAAGCTGATCTCCGGCGAGCATATCGGTGCGCTGGCGATGTCGGAGCCGAACGCCGGGTCCGACGTGGTGTCGATGAAGCTGCGGGCGGAGAAGAGGGGTGACCGTTACGTCCTGAACGGCACCAAGATGTGGATCACCAACGGCCCCGACGCCGACACGCTGGTGATCTACGCCAAGACCGATCTCGCCGCCGGCCCGCGCGGCATCACCGCCTTCCTGGTGGAGAAGGGCTTCAAGGGCTTCTCGGTGGCGCAGAAGCTCGACAAGCTGGGCATGCGCGGCTCCAACACCGGCGAGCTGGTGTTCGAGGATTGCGAGGTGCCGGAGGAGAACATCCTGGGCGGCGTCGGCCGCGGCGTGAATGTGCTGATGTCGGGGCTTGATTACGAGCGCGCGGTGCTGGCCGGCGGTCCGCTCGGCATCATGCAGGCCTGCATGGACGTGGTGATCCCCTATGTCCATGACCGCAAGCAGTTCGGCCAGCCCATCGGCGAGTTCCAGCTGATGCAGGGCAAGATCGCCGACATGTACACCGTCATGAACGCGGCCAAGGCCTATGTGTACACCGTCGCCAAGGCCTGCGACCGTGGCGAGACCACCCGCAAGGACGCCGCCGCCGCCATCCTCTATTCGGCGGAAAAGGCGACCTGGATGGCGCTGGAGGCCATTCAAACGCTGGGGGGCAACGGCTACATCAACGAATACCCCACCGGCCGCCTGCTGCGCGACGCCAAGCTGTACGAGATCGGCGCGGGCACCAGCGAGATCCGCCGCATGCTGATCGGGCGCGAGCTGTTCAAAGAGACGGCCTGA
- a CDS encoding acetyl-CoA C-acyltransferase produces the protein MTDSIVIAAAVRTPMGGFQGDLMGLTGPQLGAVAIQAALERAGLAGDAVDEVFMGNVLSAGLGQAPARQAALGAGLPKGVGCTTISKVCGSGMRAVMFAHDAIKAGSARVVVAGGMESMSNAPYLLDRARAGYRMGHGKVLDHMFFDGLEDAYDKGRLMGSFAEECATSYGFTREAQDDFAIESLNRARKAVEDGSFKAEIAPVLVKGRKGDVLVDTDEQPGKGDPKKIPTLKPAFAKDGTVTAANASSISDGGAALIVTTRSEADRRGLRVIAEIKGHANHAQQPALFTTAPVGAMRTLFDKVGWSAGDVDLFEINEAFAVVTMAAMRDLDLPHDKVNVHGGACALGHPIGASGARIIVTLLAGLEKYDLKRGVASLCIGGGEATALAVERV, from the coding sequence ATGACCGACAGCATCGTCATCGCCGCCGCCGTCCGCACGCCGATGGGCGGCTTCCAGGGTGACCTCATGGGCCTGACCGGCCCGCAACTGGGCGCCGTCGCGATCCAGGCGGCGCTGGAGCGCGCCGGCTTGGCCGGAGACGCGGTGGACGAGGTCTTCATGGGCAACGTGCTGTCGGCCGGTCTCGGCCAGGCGCCGGCACGCCAGGCCGCGCTGGGCGCCGGGCTGCCGAAGGGGGTGGGCTGCACCACCATCTCCAAGGTCTGCGGCTCGGGCATGCGGGCGGTGATGTTCGCCCATGACGCGATCAAGGCCGGCTCGGCCAGGGTGGTGGTGGCCGGCGGCATGGAGAGCATGTCGAACGCCCCCTATCTGCTGGACCGTGCCCGCGCCGGCTACCGCATGGGTCACGGCAAGGTGCTGGACCACATGTTCTTCGATGGGCTGGAGGATGCCTATGACAAGGGCCGTCTGATGGGCAGCTTCGCCGAGGAATGCGCGACCAGCTACGGCTTCACCCGCGAGGCGCAGGACGATTTCGCCATCGAAAGCCTGAACCGCGCCCGCAAGGCGGTGGAGGACGGCTCCTTCAAGGCGGAGATCGCGCCGGTGTTGGTCAAGGGGCGTAAAGGGGACGTGCTGGTCGACACCGACGAGCAGCCGGGCAAGGGCGATCCCAAGAAGATTCCGACGCTGAAGCCGGCCTTCGCCAAGGATGGCACGGTGACGGCGGCCAACGCCTCGTCGATTTCGGACGGCGGTGCGGCGCTGATCGTCACCACCCGGAGCGAGGCGGACCGCCGCGGCTTGCGCGTGATCGCCGAGATCAAGGGCCACGCCAATCACGCCCAGCAGCCGGCTTTGTTCACCACAGCGCCGGTTGGCGCGATGAGGACGCTGTTCGACAAGGTGGGCTGGTCGGCCGGCGACGTCGATCTGTTCGAGATCAACGAGGCGTTCGCCGTGGTGACCATGGCGGCGATGCGCGATCTGGATCTGCCGCACGACAAGGTGAATGTCCATGGCGGCGCCTGCGCGCTCGGCCATCCCATCGGCGCCTCGGGCGCGCGCATCATCGTCACGCTGCTGGCGGGGCTGGAGAAGTACGACCTGAAGCGGGGTGTCGCGTCGCTCTGCATCGGTGGCGGCGAGGCGACGGCGCTCGCGGTGGAGCGGGTGTGA
- a CDS encoding acyl-CoA dehydrogenase: MHLTEEQTMVRDMARAFAQDRLAPSAAWRDRSGAFPKAELAEMGELGLMGMLVPEEFGGAATDHVAYALAIEEIAAGDGAVSTIMSVHNSVGCMPILKFGTDAQKDRFLKPMARGEMLGAFCLTEPQAGSDASAIRTRARRDGDHWVLDGTKQFITSGSQADVAIVFAVTDPAAGKKGLSAFIVPTDTPGYQVARTEEKLGQHCSDTCQILFEDCRVPGDLMLGAEGAGYKVALANLEGGRIGIASQAVGMARAALDHAVRYAQERQSMGVPIIQHQAVAFRLADMATKVEAARQLVLHAASLRDAGVPCMKEAAMAKLFASEMAEKVCSDAIQIHGGYGYLNDFPVERIYRDVRVCQIYEGTSDIQRLVISRALVR, encoded by the coding sequence ATGCACCTGACCGAAGAACAGACCATGGTCCGCGACATGGCCCGCGCCTTCGCGCAGGACCGGCTCGCCCCTTCTGCCGCCTGGCGCGACCGCAGCGGCGCCTTCCCCAAGGCCGAGCTTGCCGAGATGGGCGAGCTCGGCCTGATGGGCATGCTGGTGCCGGAGGAATTCGGCGGTGCGGCCACCGACCATGTCGCCTACGCGCTCGCCATCGAGGAGATCGCCGCCGGTGACGGTGCGGTCTCCACCATCATGAGCGTCCACAACTCGGTCGGCTGCATGCCGATCCTGAAGTTCGGGACGGACGCCCAGAAGGACCGTTTCCTGAAGCCGATGGCGCGCGGCGAAATGCTGGGCGCCTTCTGCCTGACCGAACCGCAGGCCGGATCCGACGCCTCGGCGATCAGGACCCGCGCCCGCCGGGATGGCGACCACTGGGTTCTGGACGGCACCAAGCAGTTCATCACCTCGGGCTCGCAGGCGGACGTCGCCATCGTCTTCGCGGTGACCGACCCGGCCGCCGGCAAGAAGGGGCTCAGCGCCTTCATCGTGCCGACCGACACGCCGGGCTACCAGGTGGCGCGGACCGAGGAGAAGCTGGGCCAGCACTGTTCCGACACCTGCCAGATCCTCTTCGAGGACTGCCGGGTTCCCGGCGACCTGATGCTCGGGGCCGAAGGGGCGGGCTACAAGGTGGCGCTGGCGAATCTGGAAGGCGGACGCATCGGCATCGCCTCGCAGGCGGTCGGCATGGCGCGCGCCGCGCTGGACCACGCCGTCCGCTACGCCCAGGAGCGCCAGAGCATGGGCGTGCCGATCATCCAGCATCAGGCCGTCGCCTTCCGTCTCGCCGACATGGCCACAAAGGTGGAAGCCGCCCGCCAACTGGTGCTCCATGCCGCGAGCCTGCGCGATGCCGGGGTGCCCTGCATGAAGGAGGCGGCGATGGCCAAGCTGTTCGCGTCCGAGATGGCGGAGAAGGTCTGTTCCGACGCCATCCAGATCCATGGCGGCTACGGCTATCTCAACGACTTCCCGGTCGAGCGCATCTATCGCGACGTCCGGGTCTGCCAGATCTACGAGGGCACCAGCGACATCCAGCGGCTCGTCATCAGCCGCGCTCTTGTCCGGTAA
- a CDS encoding carboxyl transferase domain-containing protein, translating to MTVLKSALNARSAEFQANADAMRALVDDLRRKVAAIQQGGGAKARDKHLARGKLLPRERIRQLLDVGSPFLELSQLAADGVYAEDIPSAGIIAGIGSVAGQECMIVANDATVKGGTYYPLTVKKHLRAQEIAQANNLPCIYLVDSGGANLPNQDEVFPDRDHFGRIFYNQATMSAEGIPQIAVVMGSCTAGGAYVPAMSDEAIIVRNQGTIFLGGPPLVKAATGEVVSAEDLGGADVHSRTSGVTDHYAMNDAHALALARRVVSNLNRAKHIDLDLREPEEPAFDPRELYGVIPSDARKPFDVREVIARVVDGSRFDEFKPLYGTTLVTGFAHIFGYPVGIIANNGILFSESALKGAHFVELCCQRRIPLVFLQNVTGFMVGRKYEAGGIAKDGAKLVTAVACAKVPKFTVIIGGSYGAGNYGMCGRAYSPRFLWMWPNARISVMGGEQAAGVLAQVKRDAMEAQGKPWSAEEEEALKAPIRAQFERESHAYYASARLWDDGIIDPADTRMVLGLGLSASLNAPVPKTPFGVFRM from the coding sequence ATGACCGTCCTGAAGAGCGCCCTCAACGCGCGCTCCGCCGAGTTCCAGGCCAACGCCGACGCCATGCGGGCCCTGGTCGACGATCTGCGCCGGAAGGTCGCCGCCATCCAGCAGGGCGGCGGGGCGAAGGCGCGCGACAAGCATCTCGCCCGTGGCAAGCTGCTGCCGCGCGAGCGCATCCGCCAACTGCTCGATGTCGGCTCGCCCTTCCTGGAGCTGTCGCAACTGGCCGCCGACGGCGTCTATGCAGAGGACATCCCGTCGGCCGGCATCATCGCCGGTATCGGAAGCGTCGCCGGGCAGGAGTGCATGATCGTCGCCAACGACGCGACGGTGAAGGGCGGCACCTATTACCCGCTGACGGTCAAGAAGCATCTGCGGGCGCAGGAGATCGCGCAAGCGAACAATCTGCCCTGCATCTATCTGGTCGACAGCGGCGGCGCCAACCTGCCGAACCAGGATGAGGTCTTTCCCGACCGCGATCATTTCGGCCGCATCTTCTACAACCAGGCCACCATGTCGGCCGAGGGCATTCCCCAGATCGCCGTGGTGATGGGAAGCTGCACCGCCGGCGGCGCCTATGTCCCGGCGATGTCGGACGAGGCGATCATCGTCCGCAACCAGGGCACCATCTTCCTCGGCGGCCCGCCGCTGGTGAAGGCGGCGACCGGCGAGGTGGTGTCGGCCGAGGATCTCGGCGGTGCCGACGTTCATTCCCGCACCTCGGGCGTCACCGACCATTACGCGATGAACGACGCCCATGCGCTGGCGCTGGCGCGCCGGGTGGTGTCGAACCTGAACCGCGCCAAGCACATCGACCTCGACCTGCGCGAGCCGGAGGAGCCGGCCTTCGATCCGCGCGAGCTGTATGGCGTCATCCCCAGCGACGCCCGCAAGCCCTTCGACGTGCGCGAGGTGATCGCGCGGGTGGTCGACGGCTCGCGCTTCGACGAGTTCAAGCCGCTCTACGGCACGACGCTGGTGACCGGCTTCGCCCACATCTTCGGCTATCCCGTCGGCATCATCGCCAACAACGGCATCCTGTTCAGCGAATCGGCCCTGAAGGGCGCCCATTTCGTCGAGCTGTGCTGCCAGCGCCGCATCCCGCTGGTGTTCCTCCAGAACGTCACCGGCTTCATGGTCGGCCGGAAATACGAGGCCGGCGGCATCGCCAAGGACGGCGCCAAGCTGGTCACCGCGGTCGCCTGCGCCAAGGTGCCGAAATTCACCGTCATCATCGGCGGCAGCTATGGCGCCGGCAATTACGGCATGTGCGGACGTGCCTACAGCCCGCGCTTCCTGTGGATGTGGCCGAACGCCCGCATCTCGGTCATGGGCGGCGAGCAGGCGGCCGGCGTGCTGGCCCAGGTCAAGCGCGACGCCATGGAGGCCCAGGGCAAGCCCTGGTCGGCCGAGGAGGAGGAGGCGTTGAAGGCCCCCATCCGCGCCCAGTTCGAGCGCGAGAGCCACGCCTATTACGCCAGCGCCCGGCTGTGGGACGACGGAATCATCGACCCGGCCGACACCCGCATGGTGCTGGGCCTCGGCCTGTCGGCCTCGCTGAACGCGCCGGTGCCGAAGACGCCCTTCGGCGTCTTCCGGATGTGA
- a CDS encoding enoyl-CoA hydratase/isomerase family protein, translated as MSDILIDIADTGVATVTMNRGDVHNAFNEQVIADLTSAFRRLGEDPAVRVVLLRGVGKSFSAGADLSWMKRMAGYSHAENLADALGLATMLRTLDECPKPTVAVVQGPAFGGGVGLVSACDIAIGVETATFALSEVRLGIIPAAISPYVIAAIGERACRRYFLTGERFGAAEAHRIGLLHELTNAGGLEEAVARTVRTLMDSAPTAVTAAKELIRAVARRPLTEEVMRDTAERIARQRASAEGKEGVGAFLDKRTPSWRS; from the coding sequence ATGAGCGACATCTTGATCGACATCGCCGACACCGGCGTCGCCACCGTCACCATGAACCGCGGCGACGTGCACAACGCCTTCAACGAACAGGTCATCGCCGACCTGACATCCGCCTTCCGCCGGCTGGGCGAGGATCCGGCGGTGCGCGTCGTTCTGTTGCGTGGGGTGGGCAAGAGCTTTTCGGCCGGGGCGGATCTGTCCTGGATGAAGAGGATGGCCGGCTATTCCCACGCGGAGAATCTGGCCGACGCCCTGGGCCTCGCCACCATGCTGCGCACGCTGGACGAATGCCCGAAGCCGACGGTCGCCGTGGTGCAGGGTCCGGCCTTCGGCGGCGGCGTCGGGCTGGTGTCGGCCTGCGACATCGCCATCGGCGTCGAGACCGCGACCTTCGCCCTGTCGGAGGTGCGGCTGGGCATCATCCCCGCCGCCATCAGCCCCTATGTCATCGCCGCCATCGGCGAGCGCGCCTGCCGCCGCTATTTCCTGACCGGCGAGCGCTTCGGCGCGGCGGAGGCCCACCGCATCGGCCTGCTGCATGAGCTGACCAATGCCGGCGGGCTGGAGGAGGCGGTGGCGAGGACGGTGAGGACCCTGATGGACAGCGCCCCCACGGCGGTCACCGCCGCCAAGGAGCTGATCCGCGCCGTCGCCCGCCGGCCGCTGACCGAAGAGGTGATGCGCGACACGGCGGAGCGCATCGCCCGCCAGCGCGCCAGCGCCGAAGGCAAGGAGGGTGTCGGCGCCTTCCTCGACAAACGCACCCCGTCCTGGCGGAGCTGA